One window of Athalia rosae chromosome 4, iyAthRosa1.1, whole genome shotgun sequence genomic DNA carries:
- the LOC112694989 gene encoding uncharacterized protein LOC112694989 yields the protein MPAAGHPGDVDNDAETAEHLRESGPSGTPAHSEQNAPPLYHQLNHDCEGARCLCQRYENGELAAVVLNQNRNLNPPNPEREREREREREADNYQNIGRGHRLYAGRPANQNLQNHPNLNPNYQNPVDFLQNDQYAAARRAGGILDRDRRHHEPEENIYERLDEIGREYGPESPDRHTYERIDDRAWYRRARYRAGLQHASGPSGGGGDFEGGNRNVGHYESPRNVYVESRRITSPSCLSRLGRNCFSTENIASASNRRYVYQLGHNCTCQFCRHLDARTICQYCHNFHDRLRLQDATGNLATLGNSRHYIYQLSRSCRCAFCRDDSVYARFPVNSRLSDSFRRECQCRNPGSCTCRSRYLSYSNPAIYIGRIDRASHNNHAVNNPIYAHPAATYANRSERQNAASESNPSTSSNATPPGIGEPSTSSGRTSANPLGNYSASGVTVCPVNRTIDRQHVCDDSCIRNQNVNGVYQFLGRCERAECHHGRISIHWVFVNKWLPTWGAQDSVPEADSNPEMSPEEEEPRDNPENGGEES from the coding sequence ATGCCGGCCGCTGGACACCCGGGAGACGTAGACAACGACGCGGAGACCGCCGAACATCTACGAGAATCCGGTCCCAGCGGCACTCCGGCTCATTCGGAACAGAATGCGCCACCACTTTACCACCAGCTCAATCACGACTGCGAAGGGGCGCGATGCCTTTGTCAGAGATACGAGAACGGCGAACTGGCGGCCGTCGTACTGAACCAAAACAGAAATCTCAACCCTCCGAACCCGGAACgcgaaagggaaagggaaagggaaagggaggCCGATAATTACCAGAATATAGGACGCGGTCATCGTCTCTACGCGGGTCGACCCGCGAACCAGAATCTCCAAAATCATCCGAACCTGAATCCGAACTACCAAAACCCGGTGGACTTTCTTCAAAATGATCAGTACGCCGCAGCGAGAAGGGCTGGGGGGATATTGGACCGCGACCGTCGCCACCACGAGCCCGAAGAGAATATTTACGAGCGTCTCGACGAAATCGGTAGGGAATACGGACCGGAGTCGCCGGATCGTCACACTTACGAGAGGATCGACGACCGCGCTTGGTATCGAAGAGCGAGATACCGCGCCGGACTCCAACACGCGTCCGGACCAAGCGGCGGCGGAGGTGATTTCGAAGGTGGCAATCGCAACGTCGGCCACTACGAGTCACCGCGAAACGTCTACGTGGAATCGCGACGCATCACGAGCCCCTCGTGCCTCAGCAGATTGGGGAGAAATTGTTTCTCCACGGAGAATATAGCGTCCGCTTCGAACAGGCGGTACGTCTATCAGCTGGGACATAATTGCACCTGTCAATTTTGCCGACATCTGGACGCCAGGACGATTTGTCAGTATTGTCACAACTTCCACGACAGACTACGGTTGCAGGACGCGACCGGTAATCTGGCTACCCTGGGTAATTCCAGACACTACATCTATCAACTCTCCAGGAGTTGTAGATGCGCGTTCTGCAGGGACGATTCCGTTTACGCCCGATTCCCCGTTAATTCTCGTCTCTCCGATTCTTTCCGCAGAGAGTGCCAATGCAGAAACCCCGGCAGCTGTACTTGTAGAAGTAGATATCTGTCCTATTCGAATCCGGCTATTTATATAGGAAGGATCGACCGCGCGAGTCACAATAATCACGCGGTGAACAATCCGATCTACGCTCATCCAGCGGCGACTTACGCTAATCGCTCGGAGCGACAAAACGCCGCTTCCGAATCGAACCCCTCGACGTCATCGAACGCGACCCCCCCGGGAATCGGCGAACCGTCCACCAGTTCGGGTCGTACCAGTGCGAATCCCTTGGGCAATTATTCGGCGTCGGGTGTCACCGTTTGTCCGGTCAATCGAACGATAGATCGTCAACACGTCTGCGACGACTCGTGCATCCGTAACCAGAACGTTAACGGCGTTTATCAATTTCTCGGGAGATGCGAGAGAGCGGAATGCCACCACGGCAGAATTTCCATTCATTGGGTATTCGTTAACAAGTGGCTTCCTACCTGGGGAGCACAGGACTCGGTACCCGAAGCTGACTCCAACCCAGAAATGTCACCCGAGGAGGAAGAACCCCGGGATAATCCGGAGAACGGAGGGGAGGAGTCTTAA
- the LOC105692743 gene encoding ring canal kelch homolog yields MEPTSANGSGDGNDNKGSCLLLRYASQNSLDESSQKHIPRENGKDKPPYRNHHHTNRAFDVMNSMRKQNLLCDVTLVADGGVEVPAHKMVLAACSPYFYAMFTSFEERERERITLQGVDHAALDLLVDYVYSAEVHVTEDNVQVLLPAANLLQLNDVRDACCDFLQAQLHPSNCLGIRAFADLHGCMELLAHADSYVEQHFSEVVEGEEFLTLTPQQVAKLICSDRLTVPSEEKVFECVISWVHSDLERRQDHLAQLMEHVRLPLLSQEYLVQRVEQEPLLKANLQCKDFLIEALKYHLLKGEQKTLFKTARTKPRQPVGLPKVLLVVGGQAPKAIRSVECYDFKEERWYQVSELPTRRCRAGLSVLSGRVYAVGGFNGSLRVRTVDVYDAAADQWSACPGMEARRSTLGVAVLGNCIYAVGGFDGSSGLNSAEVYDPRTHEWRMIAPMSTRRSSVGVGVVKGLLYAVGGYDGVSRQCLSSVECYNPETDQWKAVPEMSARRSGAGVGVLEGILYAVGGHDGPLVRKSVEAFNPETNQWTPVSDMALCRRNAGVVALNGLLYVVGGDDGTSNLSSVEVYAPRTDTWVTLPACMGIGRSYAGVAIIDKPLTGTLTM; encoded by the exons ATGGAACCGACCTCGGCAAATGGGAGCGGCGATGGAAACGACAACAAGGGCAG CTGCCTGCTTCTACGCTACGCGAGTCAAAATTCGCTCGACGAAAGCTCGCAAAAACACATTCCGAGGGAGAATGGAAAGGATAAACCACCCTATCGAAATCATCATCATACCAATCGAGCCTTCGATGTCATGAATTCTATGAGAAA GCAAAACCTGCTGTGCGATGTGACCTTGGTAGCGGATGGCGGGGTCGAGGTGCCCGCCCACAAAATGGTGTTGGCAGCCTGCAGTCCTTATTTCTACGCGATGTTTACGAGCTTCgaagaacgagaacgagaacgaATCACTCTTCAGGGTGTGGACCACGCCGCGCTTGACCTTCTAGTCGATTACGTTTACTCCGCCGAGGTTCACGTGACCGAGGATAACGTGCAGGTACTTCTGCCGGCCGCCAATCTTCTCCAGCTGAACGACGTGAGGGATGCGTGCTGCGATTTTCTTCAGGCTCAACTTCATCCGTCCAATTGTCTCGGTATACGGGCTTTCGCCGATCTTCACGGTTGCATGGAACTTCTGGCTCACGCCGACAGCTACGTCGAACAGCATTTTTC AGAGGTCGTCGAGGGCGAAGAGTTCCTCACTCTGACACCGCAGCAAGTAGCGAAATTGATATGTAGCGATCGGCTGACCGTGCCGTCCGAAGAGAAAGTATTCGAATGCGTGATATCCTGGGTGCACAGTGACTTGGAGAGGAGGCAAGACCACCTCGCTCAGCTAATGGAGCACGTGCGACTACCGTTGTTGTCGCAAGAGTACCTGGTGCAGAGAGTAGAGCAGGAGCCGCTGTTGAAAGCCAATTTGCAAT GCAAGGACTTCCTTATCGAAGCGCTCAAGTACCATCTGCTCAAGGGCGAACAGAAAACATTGTTCAAAACCGCGAGAACGAAACCGAGACAACCGGTCGGACTTCCGAAGGTACTCTTGGTCGTCGGTGGACAAGCACCGAAAGCCATCAGGAGCGTGGAATGTTACGATTTCAAGGAGGAACGATGGTACCAAGTTTCCGAGCTACCCACTCGCCGATGCAGAGCCG GACTCTCCGTTCTCAGCGGCAGAGTATACGCCGTTGGCGGTTTCAACGGTTCGCTGAGGGTGCGAACGGTCGACGTGTACGACGCGGCTGCTGACCAATGGTCGGCCTGTCCGGGTATGGAAGCGCGACGTTCGACCCTAGGCGTAGCGGTGCTAGGCAATTGCATCTACGCGGTCGGTGGTTTCGACGGATCCTCGGGACTGAACTCTGCCGAAGTTTACGATCCGAGGACTCACGAGTGGAGGATGATCGCCCCGATGTCCACCAGGCGAAGCAGTGTCGGGGTCGGCGTCGTCAAGGGTCTCTTGTACGCG GTTGGCGGGTACGACGGTGTTTCTCGACAGTGTCTATCCAGCGTCGAATGTTATAATCCGGAAACAGACCAGTGGAAGGCTGTGCCAGAAATGTCTGCACGCCGAAGCGGTGCTGGCGTAGGAGTCCTCGAGGGTATCCTCTACGCCGTCGGGGGTCACGACGGACCCTTGGTCCGAAAAAGCGTCGAAGCTTTCAACCCCGAGACGAATCAATGGACCCCCGTCAGCGACATGGCGCTTTGCAGAAGGAATGCCG GCGTCGTCGCTCTGAACGGACTTTTGTACGTCGTGGGCGGGGACGACGGAACGTCGAATCTCTCGTCGGTCGAGGTGTACGCGCCGCGAACGGACACGTGGGTGACACTGCCAGCTTGTATGGGAATCGGTCGTAGCTACGCCGGAGTCGCTATAATCGACAAGCCGTTAACGGGTACGTTGACGATGTGA